DNA from bacterium:
ATCGGTGCAAGCTTTTAAGGACCGACATTTCATGGATTGATTAACAATTTGGTTTTGATGTCCTATGTATTTTATGATTGCCTCAATAACCTTTTCTGTTATCTGATTTATTTCTCTGTTTCTCTGCGTCTCTGCGGTAAATTACCACCTGAACACTTACAAAATTTCATTGACATTTACCGCCTGAATATATATACTTAATAAATATGAATAGAAGATATTCAAAACCTATTCGAGCAGGTAATCTTACAATCGGCGGAGATGCACCTATTTCAGTCCAATCAATGACCAAAACCAAAACAAGTGATGTTAAAACAACGGTCAGGCAAATCAATCAACTTGAAGAAGTTGGTTGCGAAATTATTCGAGTTGGTGTCCCAGATATGGAATCAGCTAAGGTTTTAGGAGTGATTAAGAGACAAATTAGTATCCCTTTGGTTGCGGATATTCATTTTGATTATCGCCTGGCATTAGAGGCCATCGCTCAAGGGGTAGATAAATTAAGGATTAATCCTGGGAATATCAAACAAACGGACAGGGTCGTCAGGATAGTTGAAAAGGCAAAAGAGAGAAATATCCCAATCCGAATTGGGGTAAATTCGGGTTCTGTTGATAGAAAAAGATTTGGCAAGGTAGGCGCAACAGCATTGGTTGAATCAGCCCTCCAGCATATTAAGATATTAGAAGATTTAGACTTCTTTGATATTGTTATTTCACTTAAAGCCACTGATGTGCCAATGACTATCGAGGCGTATCAATTGATGGCGACCAAAGTCGATTACCCATTTCATATTGGCATAACCGAATCAGGTCTTCCGTGGGCTGGAAGTATAAAATCAGCCGTCGGTATGGGTAGTCTACTTAGCCAGGGGTTAGGGGATACGATTAGAGTTTCTTTGACCGCACAGCCTATCGAGGAAGTAAAACTTGGTTATGAAATTTTAAAGGCATTACGGTTACGAGAGACAGGTCTGGAATTAATTTCCTGTCCTACTTGTGCCAGATGTGAAATAGATTTAATCAAGATTGCTAAACAGGTAGAAAAGGAGATTAAAAAATTAAAATTTAAAAATTTAAAATTTAAAATCGCCATTATGGGTTGTGTAGTCAATGGTCCAGGTGAAGCCGCTGACGCTGATATTGGCATTGCCGGCGGTAAAGGAGTAGGATTAATATTTAAGAAAGGTAAAATTATAAAAAAGGTACCGCAAACAGAGTTAGTTGAAACACTACTCTATGAGATTGAATTGATGAGAGATAGTTCACTTTAGGGTTAAAAAAGGGGTGCAGTTACTTGTCCAAAATAAATTTATTTAAACAAGAATTTAAGGCTAACTGGGAGATATTTAAGGCAAACAAATTAGGTTTATTTGGGCTTTGTTTGCTAATATTTTTTGGGATAATGGCTTTAATTTCTCCTGTCCTACCGATGATAAATGAAATATATAAGCCTATGACCGGGGTTGACCCGGAGATTTTATGGGCAATGCCACCTTCAAAGACTCATATTCTCGGCACAGATTTTATGGGCAGAGATATTTTAAGTCAATTAATGTGTGGGGCACAAATTGCCTTTGTTATTGGTATTACGGCGGCATTGGCCTCAGTCATAATTGGAACGGTCATCGGGTTAATTGCAGGTTATTTTGGGAATGTCATTGACACTTTATTTATGCGTCTGGCAGATATTGTGCTGACATTACCCTCCCTGCCACTTATTATAATCATTGCCGCCGCTATTGGCAAACAGAGTATCTGGATTATTATCTTTATTATTGCCTTGCTTGGTTGGCCTTCTACGGCAAGAGTAATTCGGGCTCAAACATTATCATTGAAAGAGCGTCCTTTTGTTGAAGCCGCACGCATTGCCGGGGCAGGTAATATGAGAATAATCTTTTACCACATTGGTCCTAATGTTCTCCCATTATCATTTTTGTATATGACCTTTGGGGTAAGTGGAGCAATTTTGACCGAAGCAGGACTAAGTTTTATTGGTCTGGGTGACCCATCGGTCGTAAGCTGGGGTATGATGCTCCAATGGTGTTTTACCACAGGTCATACATTCAAAGCACCTTACTGGATACTTCCACCGGGAATATGTATTTCTCTTCTTACCTTCGCATTTTATCTTATCGGCAGGGCATTAGATGAAGTAATAAATCCAGGATTAAGAGAAAGATGAATTGGATTAAGGTGAATTTAGTAATCTATATCTTACAGGGTAATAAGTCAGTTATTTGGGGAAATGAACATTAACCTGCGGAGGACAAAGCAATGAAAATAGTAGGCAAGTAGGTAGTAGGTAAGTAGGAAAAGGATAAAGGATGTGCACGGTATTCCTCTTCTGGGGGCAATGCCTTCCCCTTTCCTACTTTCCTACTCTCCTACTTCCTACTTTTAGGAGAAACCCTCATGCCCCATTGGGACACAAAGGACGATGAAAAATAATAGCACGCTGATGACGCTGATGACGCGGATATTCGCGGATATAAGATAGAAGACAGAAAAAAAGAGAAAAAAATCAGTGAAAATCCGTTAAATCCGTGTCATCCGTGTTCTATTCTTACGGCTATTAAACCAGGTAGGCACAATTATCAAAAGGGAAGGGCATGGCGTCAGGATAAAGATAATCCCTGTCTGAAAATGGGTTATCGAAGGTGTCAATCCTACTTAAAATCAGAACCAATAAGAGACAAACTATGTGTTACACCTGGCTACTGCTTGCAAAAAACTTGACAAAAAGATGAAGGTAGAATATAATTTTATGTATCTACTCACCTTTTGTAAGACGGTATCCGAGGTCCGGTATCCGTGATCCGTGTCCGGTATCCGTGACGGACACGTTAAACGGACACGAATCACGAGATATGGACACGATTTTCTCCTTAAAAAAACCTGAGTAGTTACAATTTTATTAAAGGCAAAAGCCTTAGGGAGGTGGAAGATGAAAAAGATTTTTGTGTTAATCTTAAGCCTTGGTGTATGCGGCAATCAATGGCAATACAGACATTGCAAAACTCCTCATTGAAAAAGGTGCTAAGGTGAATGCAAAAGCCTACTATGGTAAGACAGCCTTGATGTTTGCGGCAGCCTGTGGCCGTACAGACATTGCAAAGCTCCTCATTGAAAAAGGTGCTGAGGTGAATGCAAAAGACTACGATGGTAACACAGCCTTGAGGTGGGCGGTAATTAAAGTCCATACAGAAACTGCAAAACTCCTCAGAGAATATGGTGCTAAATAAATGATGGGTAGAGGTGTTTGGTTATTAGCTCTATGGTCAAGGCTCTGTGCTCAAGGTTTCCCTAACCCCTATGAATCCTTCACCCTTCCTGCAAATTGTAACCGTTCAGCCACAGAGGCACAGAGTTCACAGAGAATTAGAGAAATTAGCCACAAATGCACACGAATTATAGCACTTATTAATCGAAATTTGACATAGATAGGGCTATGAAATTCCAAATCACAAATTCTAAATTCCAAATAAATTCAAATAACCAAAATTCAAAACATTACCCCCATAGTTTGGTATTTAGGACTTGAAATTTGGTGTTTATTTGAGATTTGGTGCTTGGGATTTGGGATTTTTTTACTTATCCACTCTGAGTAAAGTTTTGACTAATAACTGCTATATTCCCTCTGTGTTCTCTGTGACTCTGTGGCTATATCCCTGAACAATTATAGGTGGAACATAAATTACCTGCTAATATTTCAAAAGGATTATAAGCCAGGGAAAAAGGCATTAGAAGAGGCACAAAGGCTTATCACTCGCACTGGCTTTAAGCTCTATGAGCCAGAGGCAGAGTTTGCCTTAGCCAGGCTATATTTAGCTGAAGGAAACCCGGAGCAAGCAAAACCCCTTGCCCAATCTGCTTACGAAAAAGCCAAGGCAATGCACTATTGCCTTATAGAAACCAAAGCCTTAGAAGTTTTAGAAGAAATCTCAAAAAATTTGTTGACAAACGCTTACTAAACTTTGTATAATATTTGTAGACTAATTGTAGGAATAAATCCCGCACGTTTCTGCGGGGTATTAGACCTACGCAGAAAGGAATTATTTAATATCCATTCATCCTGCACTTTATCAAAAGTGTGGGATAAATATCCTGAGGAGGTGGATAAAAAATGAGATTTATCCCTGTTAGAGAGCTTCGGATAAGACCTGGTTATGTGTGGAAGGAATTAAAAAAAGAGCATGAGCTTATAGTAACATCCAATGGAAAACCATTTGCCTTGTTAAGTGAAGTAAAAGAAGACAATTTTGAGTCTAGTATTCTTGCCTTAAGACAATCCAGGGCATTCCTGGCTATGGAGGCTATGCAGCTTAGGGCAGTAAAGGAAGGATTACACAAGCTCTCTCTTGATGAAATTGAGGCAGAAATAAAGGCGGTAAGAAAAAGAAAATGAGGGTTGTATTGGATACAAATGTGGTTGTTTCAGGATTATTGAATCCCTATGGAGCATCTGCTTCTATCTTAAAGTTGGTCTTGCTTAAAGAGATAGAGATTGTATTTGATGCCAGATTGCTCTGTGAATATAAAGAAGTCTTGCTGCGACCCAAGTTTCAATTCAAAGAATCGCAAGTAAATGACTTTATAGATGGTCTTCTTAACACAGGTCTTTCTATATTAACCAAACCACTTAAGGCAAGTCTACCTGATGTTGATGATAACCCTTTCCTTGAGATAGCCATAGCCGATGGAGGAGCTATACTGGTTACAGGTAATAAAAAACACTATCCCAAAGAACTATGTCAAGGAGTGAATGTTTTGACTCCCCAGGAGTTTATTCAAATGTATCTTTAAGAAAAAAGGCAATGATGGAGCAGAAAGTGAAGCAAAGCAAAATTCCTGATAAGATAAAAAATAAGTTGTTGGTTGATGCAATGCACCGGTGCTGCCTCTGTCCTCAACACGAGGATATTACCCATATTCACCACATTGTGTCTATAAGTGAAAAAGGGCCCAATACAGAAAATAACCTTATGGTTGTCTGTCCAACCTGCCATGCAAAGATACATCGGATGCGAACAATGTACACACCCAGACAGCTTAAAATGTATAAGGAGAGATGGGTTAATCTTTGTGCTCAAGGGCTGCCACTTGAAGAACGGATAAGGAAAGCACCTGGAATATTCCTACTCAGCCTGCACAATCAAATCCCACCCGAGCCGAATTTTGTTGGTAGGACTGATATGCTCAAGACCATCTCCCAATGGTATCGATCCAAAGAGGTGCATATTAGTGCATTAGTCGGCTGGGGTGGGGTAGGAAAATCGGCATTAGTCAGAAAATGGTTTGATAGTTTGAAAGAAAATAACATCCAGCCGGATGGTATATTCTGGTTTGGGTTTTATCGCAATGCTTACTTTGAGCGTTTTCTTAGCACATTATTTGCCTATCTCTCCCAAGATAGATTTAAGCTTGATGATTACAGGACATCCTGGCAGAAGATAGATAAAATAAAGGAGCTTCTTTTGGAAAGGGAATATCTCATTATCTTAGATGGTCTTGAGGAGATGCAGAAATCACAAAGCGGCGAAGAATTTGGTAAGATGCAGCATCCAGAATTTGCAGATTTACTCAAATACATTGCTGATGCAGATTTTAGAGGCTTGTGCTTGATAACCACAAGATTTCCATTAAGTGATATTGAAAATTACCTAAGCTACCAGAAGCTTGATGTAGAGGAATTATCAAAAGAAGATACAAGGCTATTGTTTCAAAGGGTTGGGGTAAGAGGGGGTGATGAAGAAATAGATAAGATTTGGGAAGATTTTAAAGGCCATACCTTGAGTTTGGTTTTACTGGCAAACTATTTGGTAGAAGATTTTGGTGGCGATATTAAAAAGGCAGGTGAAATTCCTAAAATAGAGGGTAAACCACAGCGTATGCTCCTCTGGTATGACAAGCAACTAAACGAAAACCAAAGGCAGTTTATGAAGATCTTCTCACTCTTTAGAGGAACAGTGGGAGAAAAAGAATTTGAGGCAATATTTCAGCCAAGGATAAAGATGGATGCCTTCCATTTCAAGCAAATGGTAAAGGACTTAGTAAAAAGAAGGCTTATTGCCGAAGGATACACTACCCATCCTTTAATCAAGGGCTACTTTGAATCTATATTTGATGAGGAAGAAAAGAAATCTTGTCACAAAGCAATCTATGAATACTTTGGAAAGATAGCAAAGGATAAACCTGAGACCTTAGAGGAGATGCAGCCTTTGTTTGAGCAGGTCTATCATGGGTGTTCTGCAGGGCTTTATGATGAGGTAAGGAAGGATGTTTATCGGGAGAAAATATACAGAATGGAAGAATGGTTTATTACCTCGAAACTTGGTGCCTGGGAAACCAACCTATCCCTTGCCAAAACCTTCTTCCCAAACGAAGACCTTTCACAGATGCCCCTTGTAAGTAAAAAGAGCGCCCAGAGCTGGCTGCTCAATACAGCAGGAATGACACTTCTTAATACCGGCCGGCCAAAAGAGGCAGAGGAGCCATTTTTGACAGCAGTCCAGATGACTATTGAGGCAAAAGACTGGAAAAACGCCTCTATAGGTTATCAAAACTTGGCTGACCTCCAGTAGTTTCGAGTAGGCAGGCTCAAAGAGGCAAATGAGAGTGCGAAAAAGGCCCTTGAGATGGCAGAGAAAGCAGAGTCTGAGAAGGAGATCTGTGATTCAAAAGTCTATCTTGCCTGGATACTCCATCTCTTAAGTAAAGATGAGGAAGCAGAAAAGGGGTTTCGGCAGGCAGATGGGCTTGAAGGAAAGATCAGCGGTAATCGGCTTTACAGTATGTTAGGAGTTGCCTATGCTGACTTCCTCCTCTCAATCAAGCAGATTGATGAGGCTTTTGAACTTACCAAAGCAAACCTTGAGATCTGCCAGAGCGAAAATTGGCTAAATAGTATCTCAAGATGTCACCGCTGCCTGGGTGCAATTGAAAGGCTAAAGGGAAATCTTAAGAAGGTTGAGTCTCATCTTCAACAGGCCCTTGAGATCGCCCGCAAGATTGGCGTTTCTGATCTTGAAATCGAAGCCTTGCTTGAGTTGAGCAGGTTGTGGTTGGATATGAAAAAATACAAAGAGGCTATCTCTCAGGCAAACCAGGTCCTGAAGCTATGTGAAAGAACAGGCTTTTTACTCTACGAACCTGAGGCAGAGCTAATCTTAGCCAGGGCATATCTGGGGTTAAATGATCTTGACCAGACCAAAACCTTCGCCCAATCCGCCTACCAAAAAGCCAGCCAGATGCACTACCACTGGCCCAGGGTTGGGGCTGGGCAGCTACTGCGAAATCTGAATCCGTGTTGATTTGTGGGAATAGAAAAAGTGTAGCCCAACATTCTATGTTGGCGGATAGAAATATGGAATGGACAACGAAGCTAATGTCAAAATGAGAACCGCTTTATGCCAGCCTATAGCGGTTATTAACTGGAAGTTTACATAGGATAATACCCATAAATAAGGCATGAGAATCATCGTTCCGTTAGGAACATAATATCGGTCTTTCAAAAGGACAACACCAGACCATAAAATCTTTAATGAGAATAATCGTTCCGTTAGGAACATAATATCGGTAGAATAGATAGATAAATCAATCAGTTCCGTAGGAACGATATATTGGTAGAAAATTTATGGAAAGCCATTTACCGATATATTGTCCCTATGGGACATTAAATGAAGGATGAGGTAGAATTTTCACATTCTATTTTTTTCCATTTTATCAT
Protein-coding regions in this window:
- the ispG gene encoding flavodoxin-dependent (E)-4-hydroxy-3-methylbut-2-enyl-diphosphate synthase, which encodes MNRRYSKPIRAGNLTIGGDAPISVQSMTKTKTSDVKTTVRQINQLEEVGCEIIRVGVPDMESAKVLGVIKRQISIPLVADIHFDYRLALEAIAQGVDKLRINPGNIKQTDRVVRIVEKAKERNIPIRIGVNSGSVDRKRFGKVGATALVESALQHIKILEDLDFFDIVISLKATDVPMTIEAYQLMATKVDYPFHIGITESGLPWAGSIKSAVGMGSLLSQGLGDTIRVSLTAQPIEEVKLGYEILKALRLRETGLELISCPTCARCEIDLIKIAKQVEKEIKKLKFKNLKFKIAIMGCVVNGPGEAADADIGIAGGKGVGLIFKKGKIIKKVPQTELVETLLYEIELMRDSSL
- a CDS encoding ABC transporter permease, with amino-acid sequence MSKINLFKQEFKANWEIFKANKLGLFGLCLLIFFGIMALISPVLPMINEIYKPMTGVDPEILWAMPPSKTHILGTDFMGRDILSQLMCGAQIAFVIGITAALASVIIGTVIGLIAGYFGNVIDTLFMRLADIVLTLPSLPLIIIIAAAIGKQSIWIIIFIIALLGWPSTARVIRAQTLSLKERPFVEAARIAGAGNMRIIFYHIGPNVLPLSFLYMTFGVSGAILTEAGLSFIGLGDPSVVSWGMMLQWCFTTGHTFKAPYWILPPGICISLLTFAFYLIGRALDEVINPGLRER
- a CDS encoding ankyrin repeat domain-containing protein, yielding MYAAINGNTDIAKLLIEKGAKVNAKAYYGKTALMFAAACGRTDIAKLLIEKGAEVNAKDYDGNTALRWAVIKVHTETAKLLREYGAK
- a CDS encoding type II toxin-antitoxin system Phd/YefM family antitoxin translates to MRFIPVRELRIRPGYVWKELKKEHELIVTSNGKPFALLSEVKEDNFESSILALRQSRAFLAMEAMQLRAVKEGLHKLSLDEIEAEIKAVRKRK
- a CDS encoding putative toxin-antitoxin system toxin component, PIN family, whose amino-acid sequence is MRVVLDTNVVVSGLLNPYGASASILKLVLLKEIEIVFDARLLCEYKEVLLRPKFQFKESQVNDFIDGLLNTGLSILTKPLKASLPDVDDNPFLEIAIADGGAILVTGNKKHYPKELCQGVNVLTPQEFIQMYL
- a CDS encoding NB-ARC domain-containing protein — its product is MSRSECFDSPGVYSNVSLRKKAMMEQKVKQSKIPDKIKNKLLVDAMHRCCLCPQHEDITHIHHIVSISEKGPNTENNLMVVCPTCHAKIHRMRTMYTPRQLKMYKERWVNLCAQGLPLEERIRKAPGIFLLSLHNQIPPEPNFVGRTDMLKTISQWYRSKEVHISALVGWGGVGKSALVRKWFDSLKENNIQPDGIFWFGFYRNAYFERFLSTLFAYLSQDRFKLDDYRTSWQKIDKIKELLLEREYLIILDGLEEMQKSQSGEEFGKMQHPEFADLLKYIADADFRGLCLITTRFPLSDIENYLSYQKLDVEELSKEDTRLLFQRVGVRGGDEEIDKIWEDFKGHTLSLVLLANYLVEDFGGDIKKAGEIPKIEGKPQRMLLWYDKQLNENQRQFMKIFSLFRGTVGEKEFEAIFQPRIKMDAFHFKQMVKDLVKRRLIAEGYTTHPLIKGYFESIFDEEEKKSCHKAIYEYFGKIAKDKPETLEEMQPLFEQVYHGCSAGLYDEVRKDVYREKIYRMEEWFITSKLGAWETNLSLAKTFFPNEDLSQMPLVSKKSAQSWLLNTAGMTLLNTGRPKEAEEPFLTAVQMTIEAKDWKNASIGYQNLADLQ
- a CDS encoding tetratricopeptide repeat protein — its product is MAEKAESEKEICDSKVYLAWILHLLSKDEEAEKGFRQADGLEGKISGNRLYSMLGVAYADFLLSIKQIDEAFELTKANLEICQSENWLNSISRCHRCLGAIERLKGNLKKVESHLQQALEIARKIGVSDLEIEALLELSRLWLDMKKYKEAISQANQVLKLCERTGFLLYEPEAELILARAYLGLNDLDQTKTFAQSAYQKASQMHYHWPRVGAGQLLRNLNPC